The following is a genomic window from Pirellulales bacterium.
GCGCGGCGCTGTTCGTTTTCGCCGCGGATTTGTTCGAGCTGCGCGCTTAGCGCCGTGAGCGCGCGCTGTTGGTCGGCTAGGCGCGATGCCACTTGACGATGCGCGACTTCCGCCGCCGCCGCCTCGTCCTTGGTTGATTGCCACAGACCAGCCAGGTCTTCGGCGCGATTTGACAACGCGTGCAACTGCTTGCGGTTGCGGGAGGTTTGCTCGACCAGATCGACAGTCCGCGCTCGTTCGTGTTCGATCGCCGCATCAACCGCCGCAACTCGCTCGCGATTTTCGGTTAGCCGGGCCTCGATGAAGCGGATTTCGTTTTCGAGGGCGGCGGTTTGCTGCTCCAACTCAGCCGCCTGCGCATCGGCAGCGTCGCCTGCGGCCGAAGTCTCCGCGATTTCTTGCCGCACAGCGCTGGATTCGGCCGTCAGCGCATGGAGCCGTGCGCCGAGCGTTCGCCAATCGACGAGGCCAACGTGCGTTCGCAATTCTTGCAGCCGATCGGCGTATTCTTTGTACCGCCGCGCTTTGGTCGCTTGTGCCCGGACACTCTTGAGCCGATTTTCAACTTCTTCCACGATATCGCTGAGTCGAAGCAGATTCTGTTCGACGCGCTCCAGTCGTCGCAGCGCTTCAATCTTTTTGGCTTTGAAGCGGCTGATGCCGGCGGCCTCCTCGAATATTGCTCGCCGGTCTTTGGCCGACGATTGCAGCATGACGTCAACTTTACCTTGCTCGATGACGCTGTAGGCTTCGGTTGCAATACCCGTGCCGGCAAACAAGTCGCGAATGTCGCGCAGCCGGCAAGGTTGGTGATTCAGTAGATATTCCCCCTCGGCATTGCGGTAAACGCGGCGAGTCACGTGAACTTCTGGCGAGTCGATCGCCAGCCTTCGGTTGGCATTGTCGAAGGTGAGCGTTGCCTCCGCCATGTTGAGCGGTCGCCGGGTCGATGAGCCATTGAAAATGACATCGACCATTTCTTTCCCACGAAGGCTCTTGACGCTCTGTTCGCCGAGCACCCATTTGATTGCATCGACGATATTCGACTTCCCGGAGCCGTTCGGGCCGACGACCACCGAGATGCCGCGCGGAAACTCGAACCGAGTGTGGTCGGCAAAGCTCTTGAAGCCGATCAGTTCGAGCGCTTTAAGCATGAGAGACGTAAATCGGGGCTGGGGCGAACTTCTCCAACCCAGTGTGTCCGCAAGGGGTGGGTTGAGTCTAGTGCATCCACTCCTGCTTTCCCACCCTGGTGCGACGGGCCGATCGGAGATGGGACACTGCGTCCCAACGCTCATTCTATCGAAAATCCAGGGCGACTGCGCGTCGATTTTTCGAGGCTTTTGATGGCCGCCTCGGCAGTGCCTTGCCCATCGTCGGTGTCGCTGGCGTCGGTGGCTCCATCTTTGCCGACATCTTCTTGCTTTGCCCCGCCAAAGAGCGTCGGCAGTTGATTGTGAAGCCCAGAAACTTCCTCTTGATCGGCCTTTTCATCCGCCGTCGGCGAAAGGGCCTTGGCTGTCGCCGAATCGGCCTTGGCCAATTTACGGTTGCGATCGTAAGCGCGACCAGCTTGTGGAATGGCATCGACTTCGAAGCGGCTCAGCAGAGCGCCGTTGACGCGGGCTTCCTCCAGGGCTTGCACGACATCGGGGTAATCGCCGCCGACCTCCGCAATCGCCCGAATGACTTCATCGACCGAGTTGGCGACGAGGGAATGCTGGTCTTTCTCGCCCGCAGCAAAGCGAGAAACGCGAATTTGCCCATCGGGCTGAGATTTGACGATGATCGCATTGCCCGCTTCCAACGCGATCGGCAACTCAAACTTTTGTTCCTCGCCAAACAATACGACTTCCGGGCGGTAGCTGTGGGTGACGTGGACCATTGCAGGGCCAGCGCTGGGAATCACGTGCAGCCAGAATTTCTTGCCGAGGTGTTCGGCATGCAATTGTGGATCGTTGGCGTTCATGGCCCACAGCGCGCGGAACGCGCCATAGCGGGTTTCGGCGCTGGGTACATCGAACAATTCTCGCAACACATCAGCAGCGTGAACGTCGTTCAATGCGCACAGTGCAGCCAAAGCGCAGGCGCGGAATGCGGGTTCTTTCTTGGCGGTCTCGGCCAAGATGGGCGTTGCGCTGGGCTGATCGAGATACGCCAGCGCTTCGGCCGAGTAAAACTGCACTTCGGGGTCTTTGGATTGCAATCCCTTTTCCAATACGCGAATCGCGTCCTTGCCGACGGCTTCAAGCTTGATCGCCGCGTCTTGGGCCGAGAGTGGATCGGTCAGGCGGCGCTCGAGTACCTCCAACCGTGCTTGCAACTGCGTCGGCGATTCTCCCAGCGGCACCGCGCGGATGATGTGAAAATACCGCGCAAGGTTTTGTTTATAGCGGGGATGGATCATCAGCGTGATTCGCTCGTTGTCGAGTGGATTGGCGATGCCCTGCTTGATGCCATGCACGTAGACATGGAACCGTCGATTGAGCGCATCGCCAATCTGTTTGCTGCGGTACACCGATCGCTCGTCTGGTTTGAGCGCCAGTTCAATGGTGCGCGAGTAGGTCGCCGCGCCGCCTCCGAGCACCATGCCACGTTTGAGCGCCATGGGGTCTTGGTTGTCGGACGAAATCGGATCGACGAGCACCGGCCCTTCAGCAACCGCCATCACTTGGCCGTCGTGGATCCGGTTGTC
Proteins encoded in this region:
- a CDS encoding flagellar basal body P-ring protein FlgI, translated to MDEDAGTGMKPIHLRCAAMVAALLLAFGAGCSGPVLRTRSQSPELSDRDENVGQTKYVSQYAVPVGTHYVKLEGPVLITGLRGTGSDPPPGAQRAMLLADMQARKVQKPNQILADPNNSLAWVEVWLPPGVQKGDRLDVEVRVPPQNDTTSIAGGFMMSTRLRQMAILSDNRIHDGQVMAVAEGPVLVDPISSDNQDPMALKRGMVLGGGAATYSRTIELALKPDERSVYRSKQIGDALNRRFHVYVHGIKQGIANPLDNERITLMIHPRYKQNLARYFHIIRAVPLGESPTQLQARLEVLERRLTDPLSAQDAAIKLEAVGKDAIRVLEKGLQSKDPEVQFYSAEALAYLDQPSATPILAETAKKEPAFRACALAALCALNDVHAADVLRELFDVPSAETRYGAFRALWAMNANDPQLHAEHLGKKFWLHVIPSAGPAMVHVTHSYRPEVVLFGEEQKFELPIALEAGNAIIVKSQPDGQIRVSRFAAGEKDQHSLVANSVDEVIRAIAEVGGDYPDVVQALEEARVNGALLSRFEVDAIPQAGRAYDRNRKLAKADSATAKALSPTADEKADQEEVSGLHNQLPTLFGGAKQEDVGKDGATDASDTDDGQGTAEAAIKSLEKSTRSRPGFSIE